Proteins encoded by one window of Asterias rubens chromosome 18, eAstRub1.3, whole genome shotgun sequence:
- the LOC117302523 gene encoding uncharacterized protein C1orf50 homolog, which produces MNLSRDVTTVALVEKEDRPLGVQLVHNDRTNVAADPTDLVELAKVVQKADEFTRANAGNKLLTIAEQIRYLQQQARKVLEDAKRDNMLHHAACNIKKRPGQTYYLYKRQSGQNYFSILSPQDWGKSRPHEYLGCYRLEYDMSWTPEKDMERRGQEIAIIDKVLTSQACLTQNPDPNFNGLLFIEGNNETK; this is translated from the exons ttgcTTTAGTGGAGAAGGAAGATCGACCCTTGGGTGTTCAGTTGGTCCACAATGACAGAACTAATGTTGCTGCTGATCCTACTGACTTGGTTGAGTTAGCCAAGGTTGTAcagaag GCCGATGAATTCACACGGGCGAACGCAGGAAACAAACTCTTGACGATTGCTGAGCAGATCCGCTACCTCCAGCAGCAAGCTCGGAAAGTCTTAGAAGATGCTAAACGAGACAACATGTTGCACCATGCAGCGTGTAACATCAAGAAACGACCAGGGCAAACGTACTACCTCTACAAAAGACAATCTGGGCAGAACTACTTCTCAATCCTATCTCCTCAG GATTGGGGTAAGAGTCGTCCTCATGAGTATCTAGGATGCTATCGTCTTGAGTATGACATGTCATGGACTCCTGAGAAAGATATGGAGAGACGAGGACAAGAAATTGCAATTATTGATAAAGTCTTAACGTCTCAGGCTTGCTTGACGCAAAACCCTGATCCAAACTTCAATGGACTGCTGTTTATCGAAGGAAACAATGAAACCAAATGA
- the LOC117302522 gene encoding tumor necrosis factor receptor superfamily member 16-like — MASHPLFSATYLLVFIATMGLTLHNKDIIVLAQAMGYNYTNCTADEPLHDSNPTLTLSKIVLNYCSKGKYFNYTFLLLNPDNGCTTCPRDTFQDKRNVCPRCKPCTVCADDEVEVSFCLTATNRVCGVLYDNSTVPALPTTWYGDEETTSTTGYKDDGSTTISGSTTEDSGVTTTERPSDPPVVCVRAGDVSDYWALIVALVILDLAYLINLCVTGYLYIR; from the exons ATGGCGTCACACCCACTTTTTAGTGCAACGtatttattggtttttattgCTACAATGGGACTAACACTACACAATAAAGACATTATTGTTCTTGCTCAGGCCATGGGGTATAATTATACg AATTGCACAGCAGACGAGCCATTACATGATAGTAACCCAACTTTAACCTTGAGCAAAATAGTACTTAACTACTGCAGCAAAGGAAAGTACTTCAATTACACCTTTTTGCTTCT TAACCCGGACAACGGCTGCACAACCTGTCCGAGAGACACCTTCCAGGACAAGAGAAATGTCTGTCCACGGTGTAAACCATGCACTGTATGTGCAGATGATGAGGTGGAG GTGAGCTTCTGTCTTACAGCAACGAACAGAGTTTGTGGAGTGTTATATGACAACAGTACCGTACCTGCTTTGCCTACAACATGGTACGGGGACGAGGAAACTACATCTACCACAGGGTACAAGGATGACGGGTCGACAACAATATCAG GTAGCACTACTGAAGATTCGGGTGTAACAACAACAGAACGACCCTCTGACCCACCAG TTGTTTGTGTGCGTGCAGGAGATGTCTCGGATTATTGGGCCCTTATTGTAGCACTAGTTATTCTCGACTTAGCTTACCTTATCAACCTCTGCGTTACAGGATACCTGTACATTAGGTAA
- the LOC117302524 gene encoding uncharacterized protein LOC117302524: MDFTSWFNRSLLVVFILCSLDTTKLFGVDSQSINLMRLSPGGVIVEGVEVKLQCYVDRLAATHVIEWVRVYMDVGVIIARNGTSLDQRYELQTSRPPASTSGISIDENLVIKNISKTDTSFTCRIDDTGSEMMSNNPLLSSNINLNVHYFPSPMYPICFPNGPFTVQEGTLQHLSCTSEKGNPAVNVELLPTPSTAIYLWMFSDINNEARRFIILTLDETYNGYQFQCIIISDYFPGRSGSCTIGPITVTNMTTESIEDANTEMGSRTDNPTAMMTDQTSPIPSTDIPNCHCCELCESNEESINTSPTPLLVAFIIFLILFIVSLIINIFFLIKHRHLKITKEKETNVAKADPYMELQPTEDKNKVYMEPTTATTTTQDTYYQPVEVETDSPEDGYARPEGSTNTDYEAVSKPQSSAEKPYKNINN, encoded by the coding sequence ATGGATTTTACATCTTGGTTCAATCGTTCGCTCCtcgtggttttcattttgtgttctCTGGATACAACTAAACTCTTTGGGGTCGATTCACAAAGTATAAACTTAATGAGACTTTCACCAGGGGGTGTTATCGTTGAAGGTGTCGAAGTGAAGCTACAATGTTATGTCGATAGACTTGCAGCAACTCATGTCATAGAATGGGTTAGAGTCTACATGGACGTAGGAGTGATAATAGCAAGGAATGGGACAAGTCTAGACCAGAGATATGAACTTCAAACATCCAGACCACCAGCGTCTACGTCTGGGATATCAATTGATGAAAATCTTGTCATCAAAAACATCAGTAAAACAGATACATCATTCACCTGTCGTATTGATGACACTGGAAGCGAAATGATGAGCAACAATCCTCTGTTATCAAGTAACATTAATTTAAATGTTCATTACTTCCCATCACCAATGTACCCTATCTGCTTCCCTAATGGTCCTTTCACTGTACAAGAAGGAACGCTACAACATTTGAGCTGCACTTCTGAAAAAGGGAACCCGGCAGTAAATGTTGAATTGTTGCCAACTCCGTCAACTGCTATTTATCTGTGGATGTTTTCGGATATCAACAACGAAGCCAGACGATTTATCATTCTCACGTTGGATGAGACTTATAATGGCTATCAATTCCAATGTATAATCATCAGTGACTATTTCCCAGGACGAAGTGGATCCTGTACCATCGGACCAATCACAGTGACCAATATGACAACTGAATCTATCGAAGACGCTAATACAGAGATGGGATCCAGAACAGATAACCCTACTGCCATGATGACCGATCAAACCTCACCCATACCCTCAACTGATATCCCTAACTGCCATTGCTGTGAATTATGCGAATCCAATGAAGAATCCATCAATACATCTCCTACCCCGTTGCTCGTAGCCTTCATCATCTTTCTCATCCTTTTCATTGTCTCTCTCATCATCAATATCTTCTTCCTCATCAAACATCGACATCTTAAGATCACCAAGGAGAAGGAAACCAATGTAGCCAAAGCTGATCCCTACATGGAGCTGCAACCAACGGAGGACAAGAATAAAGTCTATATGGAACCTACTACGGCTACAACTACCACACAAGATACCTACTACCAACCAGTTGAAGTAGAGACAGACAGCCCAGAGGATGGCTACGCTCGGCCAGAGGGCAGCACCAACACTGACTATGAAGCGGTCAGCAAGCCACAGAGTTCAGCTGAGAAACCATATAAGAATATTAACAATTAA